The following proteins are encoded in a genomic region of Bacteroidota bacterium:
- the rplA gene encoding 50S ribosomal protein L1 — translation MKKLTKKYKEALKHYSPEEVYGVQTAMGILKKINLTKFDPSVDIAVRLGVDPRQANQMVRGTASLPHGTGKTVRVLALCPEDKQAAAKEAGADYVGLDDYLDKIQGGWTDIDVIICSPDVMPKIGRLGKVLGPKGLMPNPKSGTVAPDVAKAVKEVKAGKIDFRVDKTGIVHASIGKLSFSADQLTENALELIQTLVRLKPQQTKSTYFESIYLSTSMSPSVQVDKATIPGI, via the coding sequence ATGAAGAAGCTGACCAAAAAGTATAAAGAGGCACTGAAGCACTACAGCCCCGAAGAGGTGTATGGCGTTCAGACTGCCATGGGCATCCTGAAGAAAATCAATCTGACCAAGTTTGATCCTTCGGTAGACATTGCTGTGAGGCTGGGGGTAGACCCACGCCAGGCAAACCAGATGGTACGGGGTACTGCCAGCCTGCCACACGGAACGGGTAAGACGGTGCGTGTGTTGGCTCTGTGCCCAGAGGATAAGCAGGCTGCTGCAAAGGAGGCCGGTGCCGACTATGTGGGCCTGGACGACTACCTGGACAAGATACAGGGGGGCTGGACAGATATCGATGTGATCATCTGCTCGCCCGACGTAATGCCCAAAATAGGACGGCTGGGCAAAGTACTGGGCCCAAAGGGCCTGATGCCTAACCCCAAGAGCGGTACGGTGGCTCCGGACGTGGCCAAGGCCGTGAAGGAGGTGAAGGCCGGAAAAATTGACTTCCGTGTAGACAAGACGGGTATTGTGCATGCCAGCATAGGCAAGCTGAGCTTCTCGGCCGACCAGCTGACCGAAAACGCCCTGGAGTTGATACAAACCCTAGTGCGCCTGAAGCCTCAGCAAACCAAGTCTACTTATTTCGAATCCATCTACCTCAGTACATCCATGAGCCCTAGTGTACAGGTAGATAAAGCGACCATCCCCGGAATATAA
- the rplK gene encoding 50S ribosomal protein L11, with protein MAKQVETYIKLQIKGGQATPAPPVGPALGSKGLNIMDFCKAFNARTQEKQGQILPVQITVYSDKSYDFVIKTPPAAILLKKAANIETGSAESNRKKVGKVSWEQVREIAEIKLPDLNCFTIESAMKQVAGTARSIGLTVEGTAPWEQN; from the coding sequence ATGGCTAAGCAGGTAGAAACCTATATAAAACTACAGATCAAGGGTGGCCAGGCTACCCCTGCACCTCCGGTAGGCCCGGCACTCGGCTCCAAGGGGCTAAACATCATGGATTTCTGCAAGGCGTTCAATGCACGTACGCAAGAAAAGCAGGGCCAGATTCTGCCGGTACAGATCACGGTGTACAGCGATAAGAGCTATGACTTTGTTATCAAGACTCCACCCGCTGCCATTCTGCTGAAGAAAGCCGCCAATATCGAAACCGGCTCTGCCGAGAGTAACCGGAAAAAGGTGGGTAAAGTGAGCTGGGAGCAGGTAAGAGAGATTGCTGAAATCAAGCTGCCCGATCTGAACTGTTTTACCATAGAGAGTGCAATGAAGCAGGTGGCAGGCACAGCGCGTAGCATAGGCCTGACAGTAGAGGGCACTGCACCCTGGGAGCAAAACTGA
- the nusG gene encoding transcription termination/antitermination protein NusG, whose amino-acid sequence MSSTPHWYVIRSISGQEKKVKQYLESEIDRLHLGDAIIQILIPTEKVFEMRNGKKKSREKSLYPGYVFVETVPHPEVIQVIRDVPGVVGFLGTDRGQTPIPMREGEVLKMLGQVNDLQDMEEVMENPFAIGEPVKVMDGPFNGFDGVVEEVYDEKKKLKVMVKIFGRNTPLELNYLQVERIS is encoded by the coding sequence ATGAGTAGCACCCCACACTGGTATGTAATCCGCAGCATTAGCGGCCAGGAGAAGAAGGTGAAGCAGTACCTCGAGAGTGAGATAGACCGCTTGCACCTGGGGGATGCCATCATTCAAATACTCATCCCTACCGAAAAGGTATTTGAGATGCGCAATGGCAAGAAGAAGAGCAGAGAGAAGAGCCTGTACCCCGGCTATGTGTTTGTGGAAACAGTACCCCACCCCGAGGTGATCCAGGTAATACGGGATGTGCCAGGTGTGGTAGGCTTTCTGGGTACCGACCGGGGCCAAACCCCCATACCCATGCGCGAGGGCGAGGTGCTGAAGATGCTGGGCCAGGTGAATGACCTGCAGGACATGGAAGAGGTGATGGAAAACCCTTTTGCCATTGGCGAGCCGGTGAAGGTGATGGATGGTCCCTTCAATGGCTTTGACGGGGTGGTAGAGGAAGTGTATGATGAGAAGAAGAAACTAAAGGTGATGGTAAAAATCTTCGGCCGCAATACTCCGCTGGAGCTTAACTATCTTCAAGTAGAACGCATTTCGTAA
- the secE gene encoding preprotein translocase subunit SecE, with amino-acid sequence MNKIRAFFNGYYDELVNKVSWPKTEELQSNTVTVLVASLVIALVIALMDVVFNYGLQFVYELFA; translated from the coding sequence ATGAATAAAATCAGAGCCTTCTTCAATGGTTACTACGACGAGCTGGTGAACAAGGTGAGCTGGCCCAAGACCGAGGAGCTGCAGAGCAATACCGTTACGGTGCTCGTGGCCTCACTTGTTATTGCGCTTGTCATTGCCCTCATGGATGTGGTCTTCAACTATGGTCTGCAGTTTGTATACGAGCTCTTTGCCTGA